From a single Vitis vinifera cultivar Pinot Noir 40024 chromosome 18, ASM3070453v1 genomic region:
- the LOC100254642 gene encoding myb-related protein 308 has translation MGRKPCCDKAHTNRGSWSKEEDDRLIHYIRLNGHGFWRSLPKAAGLLRCGKSCRLRWINYLRPDVKRGNFAIDEDELIIKLHKLLGNKWSLIAGRLPGRTDNEIKNHWNTHIRRKLISGGINPKTHQPTKPITTEETNCSSALTITTTTDNTEKPQQPPPKQQPNQFPGEEEEHINLELTLALFPTPSESTAESKLRRTTTPDGPDEGTRVCVGSCQLRSEDSDNGQKCYTQFVNLTL, from the exons ATGGGTAGAAAGCCTTGCTGCGACAAAGCCCACACCAACAGAGGTTCCTGGAGCAAAGAGGAAGACGACCGCCTCATCCACTACATCCGTCTTAATGGCCACGGATTTTGGCGATCTCTTCCCAAAGCCGCTG GATTACTCCGATGCGGCAAGAGTTGTCGGCTTCGGTGGATAAACTACCTTCGGCCTGATGTCAAGCGCGGAAACTTCGCCATAGATGAAGACGAACTCATCATCAAACTTCACAAATTGCTAGGAAACAA GTGGTCGCTGATCGCGGGGCGATTGCCCGGAAGAACAGACAACGAGATCAAAAACCACTGGAACACTCACATCAGGCGGAAGCTCATCAGTGGCGGAATCAATCCAAAGACTCATCAGCCAACCAAACCAATCACCACCGAAGAAACCAATTGCAGCAGCGCTTTGACCATCACCACCACAACCGACAACACTGAGAAGCCACAACAGCCGCCACCGAAGCAGCAACCAAATCAATTCCCCGGGGAAGAGGAAGAGCACATCAACCTCGAGCTCACCCTCGCGCTTTTTCCGACTCCATCGGAGTCTACTGCGGAATCGAAGCTGCGGCGGACTACTACGCCAGATGGCCCCGATGAAGGTACACGTGTTTGCGTGGGCAGCTGCCAACTGAGAAGTGAAGATTCTGATAATGGCCAAAAATGCTACACTCAATTCGTTAATTTGACTTTGTAA